A region from the Acipenser ruthenus chromosome 49, fAciRut3.2 maternal haplotype, whole genome shotgun sequence genome encodes:
- the LOC117428989 gene encoding cortexin-1-like — protein MSDAPTLDYDLLSPGPSDGAPTAGPSLPGDAEQRTAFAFVGLLLVFLVVLVVRCFRVLLDPYSRMPSSSWGERKDGLERGQFDYALV, from the coding sequence ATGAGCGATGCCCCCACCCTGGACTACGACCTCCTGTCCCCAGGGCCCTCGGACGGGGCCCCCACGGCCGGGCCCAGCCTCCCGGGGGACGCCGAGCAGAGGACCGCCTTCGCTTtcgtaggcctcctgctggtttTCCTGGTGGTTCTAGTGGTGCGCTGCTTTCGTGTGCTTCTGGACCCCTACAGCCGCATGCCCTCATCCTCTTGGGGCGAACGCAAGGATGGGCTGGAGAGGGGTCAGTTTGACTACGCGCTCGTGTAG